One window of the Triticum dicoccoides isolate Atlit2015 ecotype Zavitan chromosome 3B, WEW_v2.0, whole genome shotgun sequence genome contains the following:
- the LOC119281198 gene encoding uncharacterized protein LOC119281198, with protein MAANGQPAAAAATIDDLPENLLLDIFLRLASLSDLVRAACTCLAWRNLVTNFPPFRRQFIDLHPVPLLGLFFDTPFHGVPCIPAFAPARRNDPELVAAILSGDFFLTTLQARDGPEANWIVYDARGGYLLLKKLGELLLALLNPLARWCERFFDLSDAHIFDDDDDREGDGQFLHAGLICDDENPESFRIFCLVAHGKFRLRAAVFSSFLGIGGDWFLSPWLDVPQPDPEGGQGDLLPESGMRVGNFIYWPYRNRAYVVVLDPDRNNPRLFVEMIPPLLNLDGFPSSILGQINGDNMCIAYSNGFNIGFMLRQEDGLDAGAWANIRVFDLTDKVRRKLGHLTNGLEIAAMRGSIVYFTTSQMFHPLEYTCWFACLCLESRRLEWLFPRTYNGLFQPYHHSSWSTFLLPENERFYPFI; from the coding sequence ATGGCCGCCAACGGccagccggcggcggcggccgccaccATCGACGACCTCCCTGAAAACCTGCTGCTCGATATCTTCCTCCGCCTTGCCTCCCTCTCGGACCTCGTCCGCGCCGCCTGCACCTGCCTGGCCTGGCGCAACCTGGTGACCAATTTTCCCCCCTTCCGCCGTCAATTCATCGACCTCCACCCGGTGCCCCTCCTCGGCCTCTTCTTCGACACACCATTTCATGGTGTCCCCTGCATCCCCGCCTTCGCCCCCGCCCGCCGGAATGATCCGGAGCTCGTGGCCGCCATCTTGAGCGGTGACTTTTTCCTCACCACCCTCCAGGCGCGCGATGGACCGGAAGCTAACTGGATCGTCTACGACGCCCGTGGCGGCTACCTTCTCCTCAAGAAACTGGGCGAGCTATTGCTCGCGCTGCTAAACCCCTTGGCACGGTGGTGCGAACGGTTCTTTGATCTGAGTGACGCCCACAtcttcgacgacgacgacgaccgcgAAGGCGATGGTCAATTCCTTCACGCCGGCCTGATCTGCGATGACGAAAACCCCGAGAGCTTTCGCATCTTCTGTCTTGTTGCCCATGGAAAGTTCAGGTTGCGggctgcggtcttctcctcattctTGGGAATAGGCGGCGATTGGTTCCTCTCCCCATGGTTGGATGTCCCGCAGCCCGACCCGGAAGGCGGCCAAGGTGATCTTTTGCCTGAGAGCGGCATGCGAGTGGGTAATTTCATCTACTGGCCATATCGGAATCGTGCGTATGTGGTTGTCTTGGACCCCGACCGAAACAACCCGCGATTGTTTGTTGAGATGATCCCACCTCTCCTGAATCTGGATGGTTTTCCCAGCTCGATCCTTGGCCAAATTAACGGCGATAACATGTGCATTGCTTATTCAAATGGATTCAACATTGGTTTCATGCTGCGTCAAGAAGATGGCCTTGATGCTGGGGCATGGGCTAACATCAGGGTATTCGACCTGACTGATAAAGTTCGACGGAAGCTTGGGCACTTAACCAATGGGCTGGAAATTGCGGCAATGCGGGGTAGCATAGTGTACTTCACAACATCACAGATGTTCCATCCGCTCGAGTACACTTGTTGGTTTGCTTGTCTGTGCTTGGAGAGTCGCAGGCTGGAGTGGTTGTTTCCGAGGACGTATAATGGTCTCTTCCAACCATACCACCATTCATCGTGGAGTACTTTTCTGTTACCAGAGAATGAAAGATTTTATCCCTTCATATGA